AAGATCATGAAGTCGCAGTGGCCGACCTGGAAAGAGGTTTTCGAAAAGGATCTGGCGCCGGTCTGGCGAAGAGTGGCTAGCTTCTTCGGCAAGCCGCCCCGGGGTTATGGAAGGCGGCCATAACGCATCCCGTTTTTTTCGCGCCCACCCTGTGAAACAGCATGTAATGCTTCCAAGAAACGACGTTTTCAGCTAAGCTCAGCCGCGGTCATATATCGACGCAGGGTGTTATCCTATGCCTTTCGAGTCGGAGACGGATTCCTCCGACCAGGCGGAAGCAACGCACCTCATCCTATTCCGAGCCTGGGAGCGCCGGGCTTGCCAAGTCGTAGCTCTGCGAAGCCTGGCCCCAGCTCGGCTCTGGGCCAGGAAGGCTGAAGGGGCGCACTCTCACCATAACTTGCGCCGGATGGAGCATCCCTTGGTTGGAAAACGCATTCTGATCCTGATTCCCCATCCGGACGACGAAGTGGTGGGATGCTGCGCGGCGGTCGGCCGGGCGCACGCCGGAGGCGCCAAACTGTTCGGAGCGTATCTGACCACCGGCGTACCCGCGCGGGAATGCTTGTGGATATGGCAGCGGGCCCATTACGACCGGAAGGTGCGGCAGAGGAAGGATGAAGCCTTGTCCGCCGCCAAGCTCTTGGACATCGAACCCGCTTTTTTCCGGGACGTCCCCACGCGCACGTTGAAAACGTGGCTGAAGGACACCCGGGAAGCGTTGATTCAGGCCATTCAAAAATACGAGATCGATGTCCTCTGGGCTCCGGCCTACGAAGGCGGCCATCAGGACCACGACACGGCCAACTTTCTGGCAAGCACGCTCCTGGGATTCGCCGAAGTCCGGGAATTCAGCGAATATCATTTTTTCAACGGTAAGGTGACGAGCCAGCAATTTCTGTCTCCCAATGGGACAGAAGACAGCATCATGCTCGAAGGCCGTGAACGCGAGCTCAAGCGACGAGCGCTGGCCTGCTACCGGTCCGAGCGGGGAAACCTGCGTCACATCCGCACCAAGCAGGAAGCGTTTCGTCCTCTGGCCCCATACGACTACACGCGGCCGCCCCACGGAGGGAAGCTGTTTTACCAGCGTTTTCAATGGGTTCCCGGACACCCGAGAATCGATTATGTCCGGCCGGAAGAGGTTTGCAACGCGTTTTCGGAGTTTTCGGCCGGGCGGAAATGATGTCCGGACAAAGCCGGACCGGTCGGCCCGATGCGGGTTTCCTAACCCTGGCGGAGTT
This genomic stretch from Deltaproteobacteria bacterium harbors:
- a CDS encoding PIG-L family deacetylase; the encoded protein is MPFESETDSSDQAEATHLILFRAWERRACQVVALRSLAPARLWARKAEGAHSHHNLRRMEHPLVGKRILILIPHPDDEVVGCCAAVGRAHAGGAKLFGAYLTTGVPARECLWIWQRAHYDRKVRQRKDEALSAAKLLDIEPAFFRDVPTRTLKTWLKDTREALIQAIQKYEIDVLWAPAYEGGHQDHDTANFLASTLLGFAEVREFSEYHFFNGKVTSQQFLSPNGTEDSIMLEGRERELKRRALACYRSERGNLRHIRTKQEAFRPLAPYDYTRPPHGGKLFYQRFQWVPGHPRIDYVRPEEVCNAFSEFSAGRK